Within Massilia endophytica, the genomic segment AAGAATTGTCTTAGCCATCTTCTTTTCTCACTTAAAGTTTGGGCAGGTGTTTATCGATAATCGGGGGCGGCTCAGAACAGCTCGATGTCGCCGCTTTCAAGATGCTTCTGGCTGACGGCCTTGCGCAGCACGCTGCGCAGCTCCAGGCTCTGGATGGCCAGCGCCATGCTCACGCGGCCCAGCAGGGCCACGATCTCGTCGTTGTCGCTTTCGGCCACCATCTCGGCGCCGTGCGCGCCCAGGGTGCCGAGGAATTCGCGCAGGCCGGTCACGCGCTTCAGGGTGCGGTCGATCAGCTGGCTCGTCATGTCCTGGAACTGCATGCTGGTGATGGCGGCGTTCACGTGGCCGCCGACCTGTTCGCCCAGGGCTGCCAGGGCGGCCTTCTGCTCCGGCGTGGGCTGGCCGCCATCGAGCAGCAGCTTGATGGTGGCCTGCTGCGCATTGACCGCTTCGTGGATCGCCACGAAATTGCGGGTCAGCTTGTCGATCGCCTCCTCCAGCAGCAGGTTGGTCTGCAGCAGGTCGGTTTCCACTTCGGTCAGGTGCCGCTTGCCATGGTCGGAAACGCCGGACAGGAGGCGCTTGACATGGGAGCCGAGGATTTTTTTTCTCGTCATAACAATCTCGTCTTGGGCGGTGGTGCTTGTTTCTTACTGCGTCGCCGGGGCCGCGTCGGCGCCTGCGCCCACTTCCAGCTTGCCGGCATCGCGCATCAGGCCTTCTTCGGTCTTCTTGTTCATCACGATGATGCTGATGCGCCGGTTGATCGGGTTGAACGGGTCCTTGCGGTCCAGGTGCGCGACCGAGGCCAGGCCCACCACGCGCAGGACCTTATTATCCGCCATGCCGCCCTGGACGAGCGCGCGGCGCGAAGCGGCGGCGCGGTCGGCCGACAGCTCCCAGTTCGAATAGCCCGTCTCGGTGAAGTAAGGCGTCGAATCCGTATGGCCCGACAGGCCGATCTTGTTGGGCACCTCGTTGAGCACGGGGCCGATGGCCTGCAGGATTTCGCGGGTATAAGGTTGCAAGTCAGCCTTGGCCAGGGCGAACATGGGGCGGTTCTGCTCGTCCACGATCTGGATGCGCAGGCCTTCGCTGGTGAAGTCCAGCAGCAGCTGGTCCTTGAACTTCTTCAGGTTGGGATTGGCGTCGATGGTGGCCGAGATGCGCGTCTTGAGCTGCTGCAGGCGCTCCTTCTCCTCGCGCTCAAGCTGGGCCTTGGCGGCCGTGAGGTTGTAGGTCTTCTTGACGGCGGGATCGTCGCTGGCCTTGACCTGGCCGTCGCTGCGCGTGAGGTCCTTGCCGCCGCCCTTGATGATGTGGGAGCTGTCGCCGGAACCGGCGCCGCCTTGCATGGCCACCTTCAGCGGGGTCTTGAAGTATTCTGAAATACCGTTGAGGTCACCCTTGGTGGTCGAGCCCAGCAGCCACATCAGCAGGAAGAAGGCCATCATGGCCGTCACGAAGTCGGCATAGGCGATCTTCCACGCGCCGCCATGGTGGCCGCCGCCGTGTTTCCTGACGCGCTTGACGATGATGGGCCGCAGGCCTTCTTCAGCCATGGTGGATCCTCATTACTTCGCTTTCGATTTCTTGATGTGGTCTTCCAGCTCGGCGAAGCTTGGGCGCTCGGTGGAGTACAGCACCTTGCGGCCGAACTCCACGGCCAGGGCCGGGGCGTAGCCGTTCAGGCTGGCCAGCAGCGTCACTTTGACGCACTGGAACATCTTGGTCGATTCTTCCAGCTTCTGTTCGAGCAGGCTGGCCAGGGGGCCCACGAAACCGTAGGCCAGCAGAATACCGAGGAAGGTGCCGACCAGGGCGTGCGCGATCATGATGCCCAGCTCGGAAGGCGGAATGCCCACCGATTCCATGGTGTGCACCACGCCCATCACCGCCGCCACGATACCGAAGGCGGGCATGCCATCGCCCAGCTTGGCGATCACATGGGAGGGCACGATGCCCTCGGCGTGGTGGGTCTCGATCTCGTTGTCCATCAGGTTCTCGATCTGGAAGGCGTCCATATTGCCGGAGACCATGAGGCGCAGGTAGTCGGTCATGAATTCCACGATGTGGTGGTTCTCCAGCACACCGGGGTACTTGCTGAACAGGGGGCTCTCGGCCGGGGCCTCGATGTCGCTTTCGATCGACATCAGGCCCTCCTTGCGCACCTTCGACAGCACGTCGAACAGCAAGGACATGAGCTCCATGTACAGGTCCTTGGTGAAGCGCGAGGGCTTGAACAGGGTTGGCAGGGCCGCCAGCGTGGCCTTGATGGCCTTGCCGTTGTTCCCGACGATGAAGGCGCCTGCGGCGGCGCCGCCGATCATCAGCAGCTCCAGCGGCTGGAGCAGCGCGGCCAGGTGTCCGCCCTGCAGCGCAAAACCGCCGAAGACGGAGGCCAGCACCACGACATAACCAATAATGACTAGCAAACCTGCAAACTCCCCAAAAAATCGCCCAAAATCGATAAATTCTTCAGGGAACTACAATAACGTGAGAACGCAGGTTCCGGCAAGCAAAAGCAGGCTAAAACGACCAGATATAGAGTGGCGGATGTCCCTCTGTGGTAACTATGGTCTTGTCCGCTTCATAAGCGGGGACGGGGAACTCGTAGCTGATGAGGAGGCTGCCCGGCTTCATCTCCGCGCGGGCCTTGCGCATTAGCGACTCCATGGCGGCCGGCGACAGGTAGGCGAAGACCAGGTCGAAGGCGCCGAAATCGAGCTGCTGGTAGTCGCCGCGCAGGAACTGCGCGCGGCTGCCTGCGAGCCGGGCGCGCAGCCAGGACAGGAGCCACGGCAGGGGCGCGATCTCGACGCCGATGCATGCACATTCGGGCCGCACCCGCGCCAGATACAGGGACAGGCCGCCCAGGCCGCTGCCGATTTCCACCACCCGCCCTGCCCTGCCCGGCGGCAGCTGGGCCGCCACGGCCTCCCACACGTCCTGGCCGGAGGGGTAGTACGGCACCTGGGTGCGGAAAGTGGACCAATAGACCAGCAGCAGGACGCCGAAGACCAGCAGGTAGACCCAGGACGGCAGTCCCAGCCCCAGCGCCAGCAGCAGCGCGGGTGCGAACAGCAGCAGGATGGGCCGCCACCAGGCGGCGAGCCGCAGGCGCCAGCCGATCAGCATGGCGGACAGGCCATGCAGCAGGGCGCCGTGCAGCAGGGTCGGGGTGGCGCCGGCCGCGTCCAGGGCGAAGGCGGCCAGGGCCGTGGGCGCCAGCGCCAGCAGCAGGGCCAGCAGCGCGCGCAGGGCCGGAATGCGCCAAAGCCGGGACCGCATCATCTGCGGCCCCGGCTTTGGCGGAGGGAGTTCGGGGAGATTGGCACCTCAGGCGGCCAGCGCCTCGGCATCCTTGGCCTTGCGGGTCTTCCCGGCGCGGGAAGGCATGTGGCACAGGCCGCAGTGGTAGCCGCCGTTCAGGTCCATGGCGTTGACCACGAACTTGCCCTGGCATTTGGCGCAGGGTTTCAGTTCCAGCATCTTGCTGCTGAAGAAGCGCACCAGGGTCCAGGCGCGGGTCAGGGACAGTACCGGCTCTTCGCCCGCTTCCGGCGGCATCTGTTCCAGGTAGAGCTGGTACGCCTTCATCACGGCCTGGATGCCGGTGGCGCCTGCGTGCTGCACCAGGAAATTGTGGATGTTGATGAACAGCGAGGAATGGATGTTCGGCTGCCAGGTCAGGAACCAGTCGGTGGAGAACGGCAGCATGCCCTTCGGCGGCGACACGCCCTTCAGCTCCTTGTAGAGCTTCAGCAGGCGCTCGCGCGACAGCGACACTTCCGATTCCAGCAGCTGCAGGCGCGCGCCCAGGTTGATCAGCTCGATGGCCAGCTGGATTTCCTGTGCTTCGGTGACGACGCTCTTCTTGCTCATGATCCGGGCTCCAGTGAAGTGGGCAGGCTTAAACGATCTCTTCGGCAGGCTGGCCGGCCATCAGGATGGCGGCGTGGGACTGGGCCAGGCCGCGGTCCTTATTGTAGTTGGTCAGCATCGAGAGGATCGCGCCGTCGTCGAAGCGGAAACGGGCCAGCATCATGTTGCCGCCTGCCAGTTTCAGGATCTGGGCGTTGCTCATGCCTTCGATCAGGTCGGCGATGTCGGCCGAAATGCCCAGACGGAAGATCGCGGTCACCTTGTCCGCGCGGATCATCTGCTGAGCCAGCATCAGGTAGCTCAGGTTTGCATCGCGGATCTCAGCCATCATATCGTTTGCGGTCATGTCCATCTCCCTGTTGAATTTGTATCTCGAACGCAATTGCGTTTCCGTTGAGATACATTCTGCTGGAGCAAGGATAGGCCGAGAAGAGGCAGCTTTCTGTATTTTCGGTCGGAGAATGCGGAGATAGCCCTGTCCGCCTTTGTCTGACAAAGGCAGGGCGACAGAGCTGCAAGCCAGTACTGGCGCGGCTTTCCGATTTTTGACGCCCTGGACAAAAATGCCGTCTCAAGGCAAGAAAAGAGATGGCGCAGTGCGACTTTTTTGCGACATCTATGCTGGTAACGGCTGAGTTTTGGAGAACTTTAGGGTCTGGACGAAAAAATTTTAAATTTTTTTCGCCCTACCCCAAGCCTCGAACAAAGGCCTTTTACCGGACATCTAAGAACGGTAACGGCAGCACTTTCGGGAACTTTAGGGTTTTTCGAAAAAATTTTTAAAATTTTTTGAAAAAGTTCCCAAACCCAGTATCCATGCGGGTTTGCGGCCGGCGGGACGGGCCCGCACCTTGCAGAATCGCTACTTTATGCGTGCTAAACTGCCGTTTTCTTTCAAGCTTCAAGCATTTTTATGGTCAACCGTAACGACTGCCTGAACCGCGACGCCGCCGACCCCCTGGCCCCGCTGCGCGACCAGTTCGACCTGCCCGCTGGGGTGATTTATCTCGATGGCAACTCCTTGGGCGCCCGCCCCAAGGCCGCCCTCACCCGCGCCACCGAAGTCATCGCGCGCGAATGGGGCAAGGACCTCATCACCAGCTGGAACACGGCAGGCTGGTTCCACATGCCCAAACGCCTGGGCGACCGGCTGGCCTCCCTCATCGGGGCCCGGGAAGGCGAAGTAGTGGTGACCGATACCACCTCCATCAACCTCTTCAAGGCCCTGGCTGCTGCCCTGAACATGCAGGCGGGTGCTGCTGAGCGCAAGGTCATCGTTACAGAACGTAGCAATTTCCCGACTGACATATACATGGCCCAGGGCCTGAGCAGCTGGCTGGACCGGGGCTATAGCCTCAAGCTGGTGGAGTCGCCGGAGGAAATCGCCGCCGCCGTGGGCGCCGATACGGCCGTGCTGATGCTGACCCATGTGAACTACCGCACCGGTTACCAGCACGACATGGCTGCCCTTTCCGCCCTCGCCCGCCAGCACGGCGCGCTGACGGTCTGGGACCTGGCCCATTCGGCGGGGGCGGTGCCGGTGGACCTGCATGCGGCCGGGGCGGACTTCGCCATCGGCTGCACCTACAAATACCTGAACGGCGGGCCCGGTGCGCCGGCCTTCATCTGGGTGCCGCAGCGCCACCAGGCCGCTTTCACCCAGCCCCTGTCCGGCTGGTGGGGCCATGCCCAGCCCTTCGCCATGGCGCCGCACTTCGCGCCCACGGAAGGCATCGGCCGCGCCCTGTGCGGCACCCAGCCCGTGGTCTCGCTGGCGATGGTCGAATGCGGGCTGGACGTCTTTGGGCAAACGACCATGGCCGCCATCCGCGAAAAGTCCCTGGCCCTGACCGACCTCTTCATCGAGCTGGTGGAATCGCGCTGCGCGGGCCATCCGCTGCAGCTGGTGACGCCGCGCGAGCATGGGCGGCGCGGCAGCCAGGCCAGCTTCGCCCACCCCCATGGCTATGCCGTGATGCAGGCCCTGATCGCGCGCGGCGTGATCGGCGACTACCGCGAACCCCACATCATGCGCTTCGGCTTCACGCCGCTGTACACCAGCTTCGCCGACGTATGGGACGCGGTGGAGATCCTGAAACAGATCCTGGACGACCAGGCCTACGATATCGCCGCCGAGCGCGGCGCAGTCACCTGAGCACACTATGAGCGACGACAAGAAACCGGCCGGCCAGTGGCATGGCGCACAGATGGACTTCTCCAGGTCCATGAGCTACGGCGACTACCTGGCGCTGGACAAGATACTGAACGCCCAGCACCCCCTGTCCCCCAACCACAACGAAATGCTCTTCATCGTGCAGCACCAGACGAGCGAGCTGTGGATGAAACTCATGCTGCACGAGATGCATGCGGTGCGCGACCACCTGCGCGCGGGCGACCTGCCGCCCGCCTTCAAGATGCTGGCGCGCGTGGCGCGCATCATGGACCAGCTGGTGCATGCCTGGGACGTGCTGGCCACGATGACGCCGCCGGAATACTCGGCCATCCGCCCCTATCTGGGCGCATCGTCCGGTTTCCAGTCCTACCAGTACCGCGAGATCGAGTTCATCCTCGGGAACAAGAACGCCAACCTGCTCAGCGTGCACAACACAACGCCCGACACCTATGTCATCCTGGAAAAGGCGCTGAACGAGCCCTCGGTGTACGACGAGGCGGTGCGCCTGCTGGCGCGCAACGGGCTGCCCGTGTCGGAAGCGCGGCTGAACGCGGACCCGACGCAGCCCACGGTGGCGGACGAGTCGGTGAAGGCGGCGTGGCTGGAGGTCTACCGCGATCCGGACCACCACTGGGCCCTCTACGAGCTGGCCGAAAAGCTGGTGGACCTGGAAACGGCCTTCCGCTTCTGGCGCTTCCGCCATGTGACGACGGTGGAGCGCATCATCGGCTTCAAGACCGGCACGGGCGGCACGGCGGGCGTGAGCTATCTGCGCAAGATGCTCGACGTCGTCCTCTTCCCCGAACTTTTCGCCCTCCGTACCGCTCTGTAACAAGAACGTTACGGTTCCAGTAGCGGCGGGGACGCTGCCTCCTCTGGAGGATGCGTGGCGCGCGTTTTGCATGGATTTCTCCATCCTGTCTGCGATGGAGGAGTCGCCATGAAATCCCTGTTCCTGAAGTGCCTTGCCGCCCTGGCCCTCGCCCTGGGCAGCGCCGCCGCCATGGCGGAGAGCTATACGACGAGCATGACCGGCCTGCAGGAGGTCACGCCCAACGATTCGCCCGCCGTCGGCGCCGGCATTGTCACATTCGATGTGACGAGCCATACCATTACCATCGGCGCGGTCTTCACGGGCCTGGAAGCGGGCGTGACGGCGGCGCATATCCATTGCTGCACGGCCGATGCAGGCGTGGGCGGCGCCCCTGTCGCGACCATGGTGCCAACCTTCGCCGGCTTCCCTGCGGGGGTGACGGAAGGCACCTACCTGATGAGCTTCGACACCTCGATGGCCTCGTTCTGGAATCCCGCCTTCATTACCGCCCATGGCGGCACCACCTCGGGTGCGGAAATGGCCCTGCTGGATGGCATGAATGCGGGAATGGCCTACCTCAATATCCACACGAGCGAATACCCCGGCGGCGAGATCCGCGGCTTCCTGATGCTGACTCCGGTGCCGGAGCCGGGAATGGGATGGATGCTGCTGATGGGTGTGCCCCTCGCCGTGGGACTGGCAAGGCGCAGGAGGGAATAGGAAGGGAGGGGACGCACGTCCCCTCCGGGTGAAGCTTACTTACCGCCCAGCAGCATCTCGTTCATGCGCTTGACGAAGGCGGCCGGGTCGCTCAGCGAACCGCCTTCGGCCAGCAGCGCCTGGTCGAAGAGGATATGCGACCAGTCGGAGAATTTGACGCTGTCCGGCCCTTCGTACTTCAAGCGCGTGACGAGCGGGTGATTCGGGTTGATCTCCAGGATCGGCTTGGACTCGGGCGCATTCTGTCCGGCGGCCTTCAGCATGCGCAGCAGGTTGCCGGAGAGCTCGTGCTCGTCCGCCACCAGGCAGGCCGGGGAATCGGTAAGGCGGAAGGTCACGCGCACGTCCTTGGCCTTGTCGGCCAGGGATTCCTTCATCTTGGCGACCAGATCCTTGTACTGGGTTTCGGTCTCCTCGTGTTCCTTCTTCTCGGCTTCGTCTTCCAGCTTGCCCAGGTCCAGGCCGCCCTTGGCCACGGATACCAGCTCCTTGCCTTCGAACTCGGTGAGGAAGGACAGCATCCACTCGTCCACGCGGTCGCTCAGCAGCAGCACTTCCACGCCCTTCTTGCGGAAGATTTCGAGGTGCGGGCTGTTCTTCGCGGCCGTGTAGTTGTCGGCCGTGACATAGTAAATCTTGTCCTGGCCTTCCTTCATGCGGCCCACGTAGTCTTCCAGCGACACGTTCTGGGCATCGCTCTCGTTGTGGGTGGAGGCGAAGCGCAGCAGCTTGGCCAGACGGTCCTTGTTGGCCATGTCCTCGCCGATGCCTTCCTTGAGCACCTGGCCGAATTCGGTCCAGAAGGTGGCGTACTTGTCCTTCTTTTCCTGCTCCTCGGCGTTCGCCAGTTCCTCCAGCATGCCGATCACGCGCTTGGTCGAACCTTCGCGGATCGCCTTCACGTCGCGCGATTCCTGCAGGATCTCGCGCGACACGTTCAGCGGCAGGTCGGCCGAATCGATCACGCCTTTCACGAAGCGCAGGTAGGTCGGCATCAGCTGCTCGGCATCGTCCATGATGAAGACGCGCTTCACATAGAGCTTGATGCCGCCGCGCTTGTTGCGGTCCCACAGGTCGAACGGCGCCTTGGCGGGGATGTAGAGCAGCTGGGTGTATTCGCTGCGGCCTTCCACGCGGTTGTGCGTGTACGTGAGGGGCGCCTGGAAGTCGTGCGATACGTGCTTGTAGAACTCTTCGTACTGCTCCGGCGTAATGTCGCTCTTGCTGCGCGCCCACAGGGCGCTGGCCTGGTTGATGGTCTCCAGTTCGTCCTTGAGCGCCATCTCCTTCTTCTCTTCATCCCACTCTTCCTTCTGCATCTGGATCGGCAGGGAGATGTGGTCGGAGTACTTGCGGATGATGGATTTCAGCTTCCAGCCGGAGAGCAGCTCGTCCTCGCCTTCGCGCAGGTGCAGGATGATGTCGGTGCCGCGCCCCGCCTTCTCGATCTGCTCCACGCTGTAATCGCCCTCGCCGGTCGATTCCCAGCGCACGGCCTCGTTGGCGCCCAGGCCCGCACGGCGGGTCTCGACGGTGATCTTGTCGGCCACGATGAAGCCGGAGTAGAAGCCCACGCCGAACTGGCCGATCAGGGCGGCGTCCTTCTGCTGGTCGCCGGAGAGCTTGCCGAAGAACTCGCGGGTGCCCGATTTGGCGATGGTGCCCAGGTGGGCGATGGCCTCGTCGCGGCTCATGCCGATGCCGTTGTCCGAGATGGTGATGGTGCGGGCGGCCTTGTCGAAGCTGACCTTGATCTTCAGTTCGTGGTCGTTGCCGTACAGGGCGTCGTTGTTGATCGCCTCGAAACGCAGCTTGTCGGCGGCGTCGGAGGCATTTGAAATCAGCTCGCGCAGGAAGATCTCCTTGTTGGAATACAGGGAGTGGATCATCAGTTGCAGCAGTTGCTTGACTTCTGCCTGGAAGCCCAGGGTTTCTTTGTGATCGGCCATTGTTTTCCTCAATAGTCTTGTGGGGTTGTACGGATTCGCGCCATCTGGGGGCGGCTTTCGCTATTTCAAGAGCTTTTTGACAGCATTTCGCGTTCCAGGAAGCGCCAGACGGCCGCATCCCCCATGGCCGCCACGTTCAGGCGCAGGTAAGTGGACGGCAGCTGGCTGGGCGAGAACAGGCTGCCGGGGGCCAGCAGCATGCCCTCGGCCATGGCGCGCTCGGCCATCACATTGGTGTCCCGGCCCGTGTCCGCCCAGACGAACATGCCCGCCGTGGGGGCGCTGCCGAAGCGCATGCCCACGCGTTCGAGCTGGCGCAGGGTGCGGGCGCGCAGACCGTCCAGCCGCACCCGCATGCGTTCCACATGCTTCCGGTACAGGCCTTCGGAAAGGATCTTGTAGACCACCCGCTCCCCGATATCGCTGGTGGTGAGGGTCTGCAGCATCTTGCGGTCGGCCAGGCGCTGGGCCAGCTCGGGGGCGGCGGCGATGAAGCCCACCCGCAGGTTGGCGGCCATGGTTTTCGAGAAGCCGCCCAGGTAGATGACCCGCTTGAGCTGGTCCAGGGCCGCCAGCCGGATCGCGGGCTGGACGGCGCTGCCGGGATGCAGGTCGCAATAGATATCGTCCTCCACCACCATGAAGCCGTTTTCCTCCGCAATGCGCAGCACCTGGAAGGCCTTGGCCGCCGAGAGCGAGGTCGAGGTGGGGTTGTGCAGGATGGAGTTGATGACGTAGAGGCGCGGCTTGTGCACGGCCGCCAGCTCCGCCAGGCGCTCGATGTCCGGCCCGTCCGGCAGGCGCGGGATCCCCACCACCTTGGCGCCCAGCGCGGAGAAGGAGCCGAACATCAGGAACCATGCCGGGTCGTCCACGAAGACCGTGTCGCCGGGCCGCAGGAACTCCCTCGCCACCATGTCCAGCGCCTGGGTCACGCCCGCCGTGGTGACGAACTGCTCGGGCGCGGCGCCGATCTCCAGCTCGGCCAGCTTGTGCTGGAGCTGCTGGCGCAGCGGCAGGAAGCCCTGGGGCAGGCCGTAATTGAGCATGCCTGCGGGACTCTGGCGGCTGATGCTGCGCAGGGCATTCGCGACGGAGGGGCCATCCAGCCAGTCCGTGGGCAGCACGCCGGCGCCCGGAGTCTGCTGGTGGGGCAGCTGGCGAAACATGTTCCGCACCAGCCAGACCACGTCCAGCGCCTGCTGCGGACTGCTCTCGGGCGCCGCATCCTGGGGCCGCTGGCTGTGCAGGGGAATCCGCTCGCGGACGAAGAAACCCGCGCCGCGCCGCGACTCCAGGTAGCCGCGCGCCACCAGCTTGTCGTAGGCGGCCACCACGGTGAAGGGCGATACAGCGTGCGAGGCGGCGAAGCGCCGGATGGAGGGCATGCGGCTGCCGCTGCGCAGCACCCGTTCATCGATGCGGGCTGCCACGGTGCGCACGATCTGATCGATCAGCGATTCGCCCGCATCGCGCGAGAGCAGCGCCAGCGGCGCCGAGAGTGTACTGGTCATTTTACCGTCACAGTGTGTGAAATTATGCAGGGAAGTGTATTGGCTCTGTACTGGTCAATTATTCTACGATACACCCATCGCCTTCACTTTTCCACTACCTGCCATGTTCCTGCCCGACGCCGCCGCCCTCGCCTCCGCCGCCGATATCGTGTACCAGTTCGTCCCGCCGACGCCACAGTACTCCTGGCCGCAGATTAACGCGGCGCTGGGCACGGAGGCCTGGGTGAAGCACGAGAACCACACGCCGCTCGGGTCCTTCAAGGCGCGCGGCGGCGTGGTTTACGTGCGCCGCCTGCTCCAGCGCGAACCGGAGCTGAAAGGGCTGATTGCGGCGACCCGTGGCAACCATGGCCAGTCCGTGGCCTTCGCCGCCCGCGAACACGGGCTGAAAGCCACCATCGTAGTCCCGCACGGGAACAGCGCGGAGAAGAACGCCGCCATGCGCTCCCTCGGCGCACAGCTCATCGAGCACGGCGAGGATTTCCAGGCCAGCCGCGAATACGCGCAGGTGCTGGCGGTACGGGACGGCCTGCACATCGTGCCCTCCTACCATGAGGACATCGTGGCCGGTGTAGGCAGCAGCTGGATGGAGCTGTTCCGCGCCCAGCCGGATTTGGATACCGTCTTCGTGCCGATCGGCCAGGGCTCGGGCTTCTGCGGCGCCATTGCCGCCCGCCAGGCGCTCGGCCTGCGCACCCGCGTGATCGGCGTGGTGTCGGCGCTGGCCCCGGCCTACCAGCTCTCCTTCCAGGCGCGGCGCAGCGTGGAGGCACCGGTAAGCACCATGATCGCCGACGGCATGGCCTGCCGCGTGGCCGATTCGGGCTCCCTGGCATGCGTGCTGGAATTTGCCGACGACGTGGTCACGGTCAGCGACGAAAGCGTGGCTGCCGCCATGCGCCTGTACTTCAGCGCCACCCACAACGTCGCCGAGGGCGCGGGTGCGGCTGCCCTCGCCGCTGCCCTTCAATTGAAGGACGATTCCCGCGTTCGCGGCTGCCGCATCGGCCTGCCCCTCACCGGCGGCAATGTGGATGCTTCACTGTTCCGTACCGTCCTGGAAAGCTGATATGCAGAAGTCCCTTTCCCTTGCCCTGTCCTCCCGCCGCGGCCTCCTGTCCCACCTGTCGGCGGAATCGGCCGGAATGCTGCTGGGCCTGATCGGCGTCGCCATCTTCAGCCTGACCCTGCCCTTCACGCGCATGGCCGTCGCCGAGCTCGATCCCGTGTTTTCGTCCATGGCGCGCGCCGTCATCGCCGCGGCGCTCTCCGGCGGCTGGCTGCTGTGGAGCCGTGCGCCCCTGCCTTCGCGCGCCATGTTCGTGCCCCTCTTCTGGGTGGCGGCAGGCTGCGTGATCGGCTTTCCCCTGCTGACATCGATGGCCATGCAGCATGTGCCCGCCTCCCACGGCGCGGTGCTGATCGGCATCCTGCCGCTGATGACGGCCCTGTTCTCGGCCCTGCGCAACAAGGAAAAGCCTTCGCGCGGCTTCTGGGCCTTCGCGCTGCTGGGTTCGGCCATTGTGGTGGGCTTTGCCCTGCGCGAGAACAGCGGGGTGCTGCATCCGGCGGACCTTGCCATCCTGGCGGCAGGCATCATGGCTTCCTTCGGTTATGCCGAGGGGGCCCGGGCTTCCCACACCCTGGGCGGCACCCAGACCATCTGCTGGGCCCTGCTGCTGGCCTTGCCCGTCACGGTGCCGCTCACCCTCGTCCAGGGCCTTGCCCATGCGGACGGGATTGCCGAAGCCGGCGCCCGCGCCTGGACCGGCCTGGCCTATACCAGCGTGTTCTCCATGTTCCTCGGCTTCTTCTTCTGGTATCGCGGCATGGTGCTGGGCGGCGTGGCGCGCGTGGGCCAGGTGCAGCTGGTGCAGCCCTTCCTCACCCTGCTGGGCGCGGCCCTGGTGCTGGGCGAGCCGCTGCAGGGCCAGCACCTGCTGTTTGCCCTCGCCGTGATCGCAACAGTCGGCTTCGGCCGCCGCATGGCCATACGGCGCTGATACAATAAC encodes:
- a CDS encoding chemotaxis protein, with protein sequence MTRKKILGSHVKRLLSGVSDHGKRHLTEVETDLLQTNLLLEEAIDKLTRNFVAIHEAVNAQQATIKLLLDGGQPTPEQKAALAALGEQVGGHVNAAITSMQFQDMTSQLIDRTLKRVTGLREFLGTLGAHGAEMVAESDNDEIVALLGRVSMALAIQSLELRSVLRKAVSQKHLESGDIELF
- the motB gene encoding flagellar motor protein MotB; the encoded protein is MAEEGLRPIIVKRVRKHGGGHHGGAWKIAYADFVTAMMAFFLLMWLLGSTTKGDLNGISEYFKTPLKVAMQGGAGSGDSSHIIKGGGKDLTRSDGQVKASDDPAVKKTYNLTAAKAQLEREEKERLQQLKTRISATIDANPNLKKFKDQLLLDFTSEGLRIQIVDEQNRPMFALAKADLQPYTREILQAIGPVLNEVPNKIGLSGHTDSTPYFTETGYSNWELSADRAAASRRALVQGGMADNKVLRVVGLASVAHLDRKDPFNPINRRISIIVMNKKTEEGLMRDAGKLEVGAGADAAPATQ
- the motA gene encoding flagellar motor stator protein MotA — translated: MLVIIGYVVVLASVFGGFALQGGHLAALLQPLELLMIGGAAAGAFIVGNNGKAIKATLAALPTLFKPSRFTKDLYMELMSLLFDVLSKVRKEGLMSIESDIEAPAESPLFSKYPGVLENHHIVEFMTDYLRLMVSGNMDAFQIENLMDNEIETHHAEGIVPSHVIAKLGDGMPAFGIVAAVMGVVHTMESVGIPPSELGIMIAHALVGTFLGILLAYGFVGPLASLLEQKLEESTKMFQCVKVTLLASLNGYAPALAVEFGRKVLYSTERPSFAELEDHIKKSKAK
- a CDS encoding class I SAM-dependent methyltransferase, with the protein product MMRSRLWRIPALRALLALLLALAPTALAAFALDAAGATPTLLHGALLHGLSAMLIGWRLRLAAWWRPILLLFAPALLLALGLGLPSWVYLLVFGVLLLVYWSTFRTQVPYYPSGQDVWEAVAAQLPPGRAGRVVEIGSGLGGLSLYLARVRPECACIGVEIAPLPWLLSWLRARLAGSRAQFLRGDYQQLDFGAFDLVFAYLSPAAMESLMRKARAEMKPGSLLISYEFPVPAYEADKTIVTTEGHPPLYIWSF
- the flhC gene encoding flagellar transcriptional regulator FlhC, producing MSKKSVVTEAQEIQLAIELINLGARLQLLESEVSLSRERLLKLYKELKGVSPPKGMLPFSTDWFLTWQPNIHSSLFINIHNFLVQHAGATGIQAVMKAYQLYLEQMPPEAGEEPVLSLTRAWTLVRFFSSKMLELKPCAKCQGKFVVNAMDLNGGYHCGLCHMPSRAGKTRKAKDAEALAA
- the flhD gene encoding flagellar transcriptional regulator FlhD is translated as MTANDMMAEIRDANLSYLMLAQQMIRADKVTAIFRLGISADIADLIEGMSNAQILKLAGGNMMLARFRFDDGAILSMLTNYNKDRGLAQSHAAILMAGQPAEEIV
- the kynU gene encoding kynureninase, producing MVNRNDCLNRDAADPLAPLRDQFDLPAGVIYLDGNSLGARPKAALTRATEVIAREWGKDLITSWNTAGWFHMPKRLGDRLASLIGAREGEVVVTDTTSINLFKALAAALNMQAGAAERKVIVTERSNFPTDIYMAQGLSSWLDRGYSLKLVESPEEIAAAVGADTAVLMLTHVNYRTGYQHDMAALSALARQHGALTVWDLAHSAGAVPVDLHAAGADFAIGCTYKYLNGGPGAPAFIWVPQRHQAAFTQPLSGWWGHAQPFAMAPHFAPTEGIGRALCGTQPVVSLAMVECGLDVFGQTTMAAIREKSLALTDLFIELVESRCAGHPLQLVTPREHGRRGSQASFAHPHGYAVMQALIARGVIGDYREPHIMRFGFTPLYTSFADVWDAVEILKQILDDQAYDIAAERGAVT
- the kynA gene encoding tryptophan 2,3-dioxygenase translates to MSDDKKPAGQWHGAQMDFSRSMSYGDYLALDKILNAQHPLSPNHNEMLFIVQHQTSELWMKLMLHEMHAVRDHLRAGDLPPAFKMLARVARIMDQLVHAWDVLATMTPPEYSAIRPYLGASSGFQSYQYREIEFILGNKNANLLSVHNTTPDTYVILEKALNEPSVYDEAVRLLARNGLPVSEARLNADPTQPTVADESVKAAWLEVYRDPDHHWALYELAEKLVDLETAFRFWRFRHVTTVERIIGFKTGTGGTAGVSYLRKMLDVVLFPELFALRTAL
- a CDS encoding CHRD domain-containing protein — translated: MKSLFLKCLAALALALGSAAAMAESYTTSMTGLQEVTPNDSPAVGAGIVTFDVTSHTITIGAVFTGLEAGVTAAHIHCCTADAGVGGAPVATMVPTFAGFPAGVTEGTYLMSFDTSMASFWNPAFITAHGGTTSGAEMALLDGMNAGMAYLNIHTSEYPGGEIRGFLMLTPVPEPGMGWMLLMGVPLAVGLARRRRE